A stretch of the Marivirga tractuosa DSM 4126 genome encodes the following:
- the era gene encoding GTPase Era — translation MSENQHKAGFVSIVGKPNVGKSTLMNALVGERLSIITSKAQTTRHRIMGILSGADFQIVYSDTPGILSPQYELHNSMMRFVKAALEDADIMLFVTDLYEKYEEGDVLIDRIKNSGVPIILIMNKIDQSKGSQAQDKMKYWAEIIEPDHQIMVSALEKVNIDGLFNKLMDLLPVHPPYFPKEEMTDKPEKFFVEEIIREKIFQNYKKEVPYSCEVVVTEFKEDETIIRIRAEIYVERKSQKGIIIGKGGEAIKKVGIESRKDLETFFNKQIHLETFVKVEQDWRKKDLKLKRFGY, via the coding sequence ATGTCAGAAAATCAGCATAAAGCCGGATTTGTAAGTATAGTGGGTAAGCCTAATGTGGGGAAATCCACCTTAATGAATGCATTAGTGGGTGAACGCCTTTCTATTATTACTTCTAAAGCTCAAACGACTCGTCATAGAATTATGGGGATTTTGAGTGGAGCAGACTTTCAAATTGTTTATTCTGATACGCCTGGCATTTTAAGTCCGCAATATGAGCTGCACAATTCCATGATGCGTTTTGTAAAAGCGGCACTTGAAGATGCTGACATCATGCTATTCGTAACAGATTTGTATGAAAAATATGAAGAAGGCGATGTATTGATCGACCGAATTAAAAATAGTGGAGTTCCGATTATCTTGATCATGAATAAAATCGATCAATCTAAAGGATCCCAAGCGCAAGATAAAATGAAATACTGGGCAGAAATTATTGAGCCCGATCATCAAATCATGGTCTCAGCTCTCGAAAAGGTTAATATAGATGGGCTTTTTAATAAATTGATGGATTTGTTGCCGGTTCATCCGCCATATTTTCCTAAAGAAGAAATGACGGATAAGCCGGAGAAATTCTTTGTGGAGGAAATCATTAGGGAAAAGATTTTTCAAAATTATAAGAAGGAAGTGCCTTACAGCTGTGAGGTGGTGGTGACAGAGTTTAAAGAAGATGAAACGATCATCAGAATAAGAGCAGAAATATATGTAGAAAGAAAATCCCAAAAGGGGATTATCATTGGTAAAGGTGGTGAAGCGATTAAAAAAGTAGGAATAGAATCCCGCAAGGATTTAGAAACTTTTTTCAATAAGCAAATTCACCTAGAGACCTTCGTAAAAGTAGAGCAAGATTGGCGGAAGAAAGACTTAAAATTGAAGCGATTTGGTTATTAG
- a CDS encoding four helix bundle protein: protein MKNFQLNIPKMKSQNVIQLKSYQFALEVIRIAQLLKKGTHFEISSQVLRSGTSIGANVEEAIGAQSRKDFLAKLSISYKEARETHYWLRLIKDSGLLEANTASVMIEKCEEILKIIGSIQKTTKAKME from the coding sequence ATGAAAAATTTTCAACTAAACATCCCCAAAATGAAATCGCAAAATGTAATTCAATTAAAAAGTTATCAATTTGCTCTAGAGGTTATTAGAATTGCTCAATTATTAAAAAAGGGAACTCATTTTGAGATATCCTCCCAGGTATTAAGATCAGGTACTTCTATCGGGGCAAATGTCGAGGAAGCGATTGGCGCTCAATCAAGGAAGGACTTTTTAGCTAAACTTTCAATTTCATACAAAGAAGCAAGAGAAACACATTATTGGTTAAGGCTAATAAAAGATTCTGGATTATTAGAAGCTAATACAGCATCAGTTATGATTGAGAAGTGTGAAGAAATATTAAAAATCATTGGTTCAATACAAAAAACTACAAAAGCGAAGATGGAATAA
- a CDS encoding YihY/virulence factor BrkB family protein — translation MRFKYLRIIMSIGFLRRFIHFLKRKRLKRSGVSYFTLFKIFIQELSDHNLIERANNVAFQFTLAIFPTIIFLFTLIPYLPIDNLQQEVMSLLEETMPGSVYEVAQSTIVDILSKSRGDLLSVGFIFALYFATNGTSALMTAFNQTYRTKDSRGFVKAKAIAIGLTFLLAFVLVTSIVLLIVAQQVIYFLEDFGIISDSFEVYIFIGLRFLVIFFLFQIAISVIYYWAPAIHKRWHFFNPGSILATFLCLAVSFGFSFYINNFGTYNKLYGSIGALIAIMIWFSFLSLFLIVGLQLNVSLEKARIKNKIKAE, via the coding sequence ATGAGGTTTAAGTATTTACGAATCATAATGTCCATAGGCTTTTTGAGAAGATTTATACACTTCTTAAAAAGAAAGCGCTTGAAAAGGAGTGGCGTTTCTTATTTTACTTTATTCAAGATCTTCATCCAAGAATTAAGCGATCATAATTTGATTGAAAGAGCAAATAATGTGGCTTTTCAATTTACATTAGCCATATTTCCTACTATTATCTTTTTGTTCACGCTTATCCCTTATTTGCCTATAGATAATTTACAGCAGGAGGTCATGAGCTTGTTAGAAGAAACCATGCCTGGGTCCGTTTACGAAGTGGCACAATCAACGATCGTTGATATTTTATCGAAGTCGAGGGGTGACTTGCTGTCTGTGGGTTTTATCTTTGCGCTTTATTTTGCTACTAATGGAACAAGTGCGTTGATGACTGCCTTTAATCAGACCTATCGAACAAAAGATAGTAGAGGGTTTGTGAAAGCCAAAGCCATTGCTATAGGTCTTACGTTTTTGTTGGCCTTTGTTCTAGTTACCTCTATTGTGTTGCTTATTGTAGCTCAACAAGTAATTTATTTCTTAGAAGATTTCGGTATTATAAGTGATAGCTTTGAAGTCTATATTTTCATAGGATTAAGATTTTTGGTTATATTTTTTCTTTTTCAAATTGCTATTTCAGTGATCTATTACTGGGCGCCTGCAATCCATAAAAGATGGCATTTCTTCAATCCGGGTTCTATTTTAGCAACCTTTTTATGTTTGGCGGTTTCTTTTGGCTTTTCCTTTTATATCAACAACTTCGGTACTTACAATAAGCTGTATGGTTCCATTGGAGCTTTGATTGCTATTATGATCTGGTTTTCCTTTTTGTCTTTATTTTTAATTGTAGGCTTGCAGTTGAATGTAAGCTTAGAGAAAGCGAGAATTAAGAATAAAATTAAAGCTGAATAA
- a CDS encoding YtxH domain-containing protein, translated as MKKLFTLFLLGAFTLAVVACDNKSEKEEAKEQMEESTEEVKDAVEDAADEVGDAAEEMKEDVEESVEDGKEKAEDVGEEMEEATEEVKEEVEG; from the coding sequence ATGAAAAAATTATTCACATTATTTTTATTAGGTGCTTTTACATTAGCTGTAGTTGCATGTGATAACAAGAGCGAAAAAGAAGAAGCTAAAGAGCAAATGGAAGAATCTACTGAAGAAGTAAAAGATGCAGTAGAAGATGCAGCTGACGAAGTAGGTGATGCTGCTGAAGAAATGAAAGAAGATGTTGAGGAAAGTGTAGAAGATGGAAAGGAAAAAGCTGAGGATGTTGGTGAAGAAATGGAAGAAGCAACCGAAGAAGTTAAGGAAGAAGTTGAAGGGTAA
- a CDS encoding WbqC family protein, with product MHTSILIEAQYLPCIAFFSSLVGKEKLILEAEEFFEKQTYRNRCHLLSSQQIEVLTVPLQGANKKIKSKDIKIDKDQKWNKKHWRSIQTCYGKSPFFEFFADEFKPIYEKEYDFLWDLNLDLLTICLKITGQKLIITESDSYEKNVSGNVMDARSLIHPKKPDYLNQFYKPTAYGQSFGNNFEPNLSVIDLLMNEGPNAKTVIQQSNFK from the coding sequence ATGCATACATCTATTTTAATAGAAGCACAGTACTTACCCTGCATAGCTTTTTTTTCAAGCCTGGTGGGAAAAGAAAAATTGATACTTGAAGCAGAGGAATTTTTTGAAAAGCAAACTTATCGAAATCGGTGTCACTTGTTGTCTTCCCAGCAGATTGAAGTTTTGACGGTTCCGCTTCAGGGCGCTAATAAAAAAATAAAATCAAAAGACATTAAAATAGATAAGGATCAAAAGTGGAATAAAAAACATTGGCGAAGCATTCAAACTTGTTATGGTAAATCTCCGTTCTTTGAATTCTTTGCGGATGAATTCAAACCGATCTATGAAAAGGAATATGATTTTTTGTGGGATTTGAATTTAGATTTACTGACAATTTGTCTCAAAATCACAGGGCAAAAATTGATAATCACCGAAAGTGACAGTTATGAAAAAAATGTTTCGGGAAACGTTATGGATGCCAGGTCGTTAATACACCCTAAAAAACCTGATTATTTAAATCAATTTTATAAACCTACAGCCTACGGCCAGAGTTTTGGCAACAATTTTGAACCGAACTTGAGTGTTATAGATTTGTTGATGAATGAAGGACCAAACGCAAAAACTGTCATTCAGCAGTCAAATTTTAAATAA
- a CDS encoding Crp/Fnr family transcriptional regulator — MNNVISFFNNILQLSKPTVDLMKGLFVPATLKKGEYFIDKGQYAKEIAFLESGYVRAYYINNEGKEYNKTFFAAPTIIGSYAALINKQPNVVAQQALTDCKIWKASFNKIEELSASNLEVERLRRIIAESYFLSNEKKEIEMALLDAEKRYQILQEEYPEIELKIPQYHIAAYLGISPTQLSRIRKNRTK; from the coding sequence ATGAATAACGTCATCTCATTCTTTAATAATATTCTTCAATTATCTAAACCAACTGTGGATTTGATGAAGGGACTATTTGTACCTGCTACTTTAAAAAAAGGGGAATACTTTATTGACAAAGGGCAGTATGCAAAAGAAATTGCCTTTTTAGAGTCAGGCTACGTACGAGCATACTACATCAATAATGAAGGTAAGGAATACAATAAGACGTTTTTTGCTGCCCCCACAATAATTGGATCCTATGCGGCCCTAATTAACAAACAACCTAATGTGGTTGCCCAGCAGGCACTAACTGACTGTAAAATCTGGAAAGCCTCCTTTAATAAAATTGAAGAGCTGTCTGCGAGCAATTTAGAGGTTGAAAGGCTAAGGAGAATTATTGCTGAAAGCTACTTTTTGAGCAATGAAAAAAAGGAAATAGAAATGGCCTTGCTGGATGCTGAAAAGCGTTATCAGATACTGCAGGAAGAATATCCTGAGATCGAATTGAAAATACCACAATATCACATTGCTGCATATCTTGGCATCAGCCCTACTCAACTTAGCAGAATACGAAAAAACCGAACGAAATAG
- a CDS encoding DUF1772 domain-containing protein, which yields MISETLLLLSTWSLRIFLGAQIAEGCLIVPYWKKLSPEEFFDFFSTNGYKLKKFYAPLTIIATLSTLCVVAFFIFKRSEELLIVLVMGSSTLCFFSTYFVFFKNANESFSEKSISHKDLASELRRWGNWHWTRVAFESIAFVLSLVLLLKS from the coding sequence ATGATATCTGAAACATTATTACTTCTTTCTACGTGGAGCTTGCGAATTTTTTTGGGAGCACAAATAGCTGAAGGCTGCTTGATAGTTCCTTATTGGAAGAAGCTATCACCAGAGGAATTTTTTGACTTTTTCAGTACCAATGGTTATAAGCTGAAAAAGTTCTATGCTCCCTTAACCATTATTGCTACCCTTTCAACTCTATGTGTGGTCGCTTTCTTCATTTTTAAAAGATCAGAAGAACTACTAATTGTACTAGTGATGGGCAGTTCAACGCTTTGCTTTTTCTCCACTTATTTTGTGTTTTTCAAAAATGCTAATGAAAGTTTTTCTGAGAAAAGTATATCCCATAAAGATCTTGCATCAGAATTAAGAAGATGGGGTAACTGGCACTGGACTCGAGTTGCTTTTGAAAGTATCGCTTTTGTACTATCACTAGTATTACTTCTCAAATCTTAA
- a CDS encoding L-threonylcarbamoyladenylate synthase, producing MAAEFIKLFEENPDPRKIQQIVDLLKDGAVIIYPTDTIYGLGCDLTNRKAIDKLCWVKDIKPGKINLSFICEDMSHISDYVKNLSTPTFKLMKKNLPGPFTFILPANSNVPKIVNANKKTVGIRIPNNNIPIALVKALGNPLITTSIKDNDDIVEYPTDPEEIYESFKNLVDVVIDGGYGNNNPSTVIDCTKEPAEIVREGLGEIIL from the coding sequence ATGGCAGCTGAATTTATCAAATTATTCGAAGAAAATCCTGACCCAAGGAAAATCCAACAAATAGTTGATCTTTTAAAAGATGGGGCAGTTATTATTTATCCTACCGATACTATTTATGGACTGGGTTGTGATTTGACCAATCGAAAAGCCATTGATAAGCTTTGCTGGGTAAAAGACATTAAGCCGGGAAAAATTAATCTTTCATTCATTTGTGAAGATATGAGCCACATTTCTGATTATGTGAAAAATCTTTCTACCCCTACTTTTAAGTTGATGAAGAAAAATTTACCAGGACCCTTTACTTTCATTTTACCGGCCAACAGCAATGTGCCAAAAATCGTGAACGCCAACAAAAAAACGGTAGGTATCAGGATTCCAAATAACAATATCCCAATAGCTTTAGTAAAAGCTCTGGGCAATCCACTTATTACCACTTCCATAAAGGATAATGACGATATAGTGGAATATCCTACCGACCCAGAGGAAATTTATGAATCTTTCAAAAACTTGGTGGATGTAGTAATTGATGGTGGATATGGGAATAACAATCCGTCAACAGTTATAGATTGCACTAAGGAGCCTGCTGAAATTGTAAGGGAAGGCTTAGGAGAAATCATTTTGTAA
- a CDS encoding GIY-YIG nuclease family protein translates to MECFVYIIYSEKLDQFYKGQTQNIQKRIERHNAGSEKATKAGCPWRFIWSGQKDSRSEALLLENKLKNLSRKRLIQFMLKYSEGFATQNELLFIQKLS, encoded by the coding sequence ATGGAATGCTTTGTCTACATAATCTATTCTGAAAAACTTGACCAATTCTACAAAGGGCAAACGCAAAATATTCAAAAAAGAATTGAAAGACACAATGCCGGTAGTGAAAAAGCTACTAAAGCTGGTTGCCCTTGGAGATTTATTTGGTCTGGCCAAAAAGATTCAAGGTCTGAAGCTTTATTGTTAGAAAATAAACTTAAAAACCTATCTAGAAAAAGATTAATCCAGTTTATGTTGAAATACAGTGAAGGCTTCGCAACCCAAAATGAACTTTTGTTTATCCAGAAATTATCATGA
- a CDS encoding START domain-containing protein — translation MQLKAPILFITSMAFCFMAHAQSNWETAMNKDDIIVYTRDEEHSDFKSFKAITEVKGTLNEVIKVLKDADNYQAWYGFTKTSKVLKEEKNVQYNYVETIFPWPFSNRDMVYKMSINKLNSRELLISLEGIPDFIPKKNGITRMQKAKGTLLLKSIIDKVEVTYQFHSEPGDTVPVWLANNSIAELPFKTLSGLKKILEKNK, via the coding sequence ATGCAGTTAAAAGCACCCATCTTATTCATAACCTCAATGGCTTTTTGTTTCATGGCTCATGCTCAATCAAACTGGGAGACGGCCATGAATAAAGATGACATAATTGTTTACACACGGGATGAGGAGCATTCAGATTTCAAATCTTTCAAAGCCATCACGGAGGTGAAAGGAACTTTGAATGAAGTGATCAAAGTATTGAAAGATGCCGATAACTACCAAGCTTGGTATGGATTTACGAAAACTTCCAAAGTGCTGAAAGAAGAAAAGAACGTCCAGTATAATTATGTAGAGACCATTTTTCCCTGGCCTTTTAGTAATAGAGACATGGTCTATAAAATGTCAATTAATAAATTGAATTCAAGAGAATTGCTTATTTCACTGGAAGGAATCCCAGACTTTATTCCTAAAAAAAATGGAATTACCCGGATGCAAAAAGCAAAAGGTACCCTATTGTTGAAATCAATAATTGATAAAGTCGAGGTTACCTATCAGTTTCATTCGGAGCCTGGAGATACTGTACCAGTGTGGCTTGCCAACAATTCTATTGCGGAACTCCCTTTTAAGACATTATCGGGGTTGAAAAAAATCCTTGAAAAGAACAAATAG
- the mltG gene encoding endolytic transglycosylase MltG: protein MQRNKFLIGFVIVFSILITSFVFYFYQVFFSENILVEKGDQLIVIEEDMDFQDLQDIVYDKGIVNDMLSFSFVAKLLDYQENMKPGLYLMKKDMTNLQAVRMLRAGEQIPTTTTFNNVRLKSDLAGKITDNLQADSVEFLALLNNDSLVTAYGFTQDNILSMFIPNTYEVYYTISEQSLFDKMYAEYQRFWTEERKRKAEVLGLSPTEVSALASIVQAETIQPDERPKVAEVYLNRLERNMLLQADPALVYAVGDFTIKRVLNVHKEVDSPYNLYRYKGLPPGPINLPEIESIDAVLNPDEHNYLYFCAKPDFSGYHAFATNLRQHNVNARAYQNALNRSNIYK, encoded by the coding sequence ATGCAGCGAAATAAATTTCTAATAGGCTTTGTGATAGTGTTTTCTATTCTTATCACTTCCTTTGTTTTCTATTTTTATCAAGTCTTTTTCTCCGAAAATATCTTGGTTGAGAAAGGAGATCAGTTGATTGTAATAGAAGAGGATATGGATTTTCAAGATTTGCAAGATATCGTTTATGATAAAGGAATAGTGAATGATATGTTATCTTTTAGTTTTGTAGCTAAGCTTTTGGATTACCAAGAAAACATGAAGCCTGGTCTTTATTTAATGAAAAAGGATATGACCAATCTTCAGGCAGTTAGGATGCTAAGGGCTGGAGAGCAAATACCCACCACTACTACTTTTAATAATGTTCGATTAAAGTCTGATTTGGCTGGGAAAATCACTGATAATTTGCAGGCAGATTCAGTAGAGTTTTTAGCCTTATTGAATAATGATTCTTTAGTAACTGCTTACGGATTTACTCAGGATAATATTTTGAGCATGTTTATCCCAAATACCTATGAAGTGTATTACACCATCTCAGAGCAGAGTTTGTTCGATAAAATGTATGCTGAATACCAGCGTTTTTGGACTGAAGAAAGAAAACGTAAGGCAGAAGTACTTGGGCTTTCGCCTACGGAAGTTAGTGCCCTGGCCTCCATTGTGCAGGCGGAAACGATTCAGCCGGACGAAAGACCTAAAGTGGCCGAGGTTTATTTAAATAGGTTGGAAAGAAATATGCTTTTGCAGGCTGATCCTGCTTTAGTTTATGCGGTCGGTGATTTTACTATTAAGAGGGTCTTAAATGTACACAAGGAAGTAGACTCACCGTATAATTTATACAGATACAAAGGATTACCACCTGGCCCCATTAATTTACCTGAAATTGAATCCATAGATGCAGTTTTGAATCCAGATGAGCATAATTATTTGTATTTCTGTGCGAAACCTGATTTTTCCGGATATCATGCTTTTGCAACCAACTTAAGGCAGCATAATGTCAATGCAAGAGCCTATCAAAATGCTTTAAATCGCTCAAATATTTATAAATAG
- the der gene encoding ribosome biogenesis GTPase Der, whose amino-acid sequence MSNIVAIVGRPNVGKSTFFNRLVERKQAIMDNESGVTRDRQYGEAQWIGKKFTVIDTGGYVTGSNDIFEKEIRKQVKEALKEATVILFMVDCHTGLTDMDKDFANVVREVGKPVFVVANKADNTEKSYMAGEFYSMGFDEVFSMSSASGSGTGEVLDAVVALFPEDDHKDPFEGVPRLAILGRPNAGKSSFLNALLGDERTIVTDIAGTTRDSINTHYKLYGKDFILTDTAGLRKKTKTKDDIEFYSTIRAIQALQDSDVCIVMIDATRGFESQDMQIIGLAHKNKKGIMIMVNKWDLIEKDGKTHDKFKKEIQEKLGPLDYIPIIFTSVTEKQRIFQAIELATKIYFSRTEKVTTSALNEAMLKEIEKYPPPALKGKHIKIKYATQLPTYTPTFAFFCNLPQYIKPPYERYLENRLREHFDFEGVPVKLVFRKK is encoded by the coding sequence ATGTCAAACATAGTAGCAATAGTAGGGAGACCGAATGTCGGTAAATCCACCTTTTTTAATCGTTTAGTGGAGCGCAAGCAGGCGATTATGGATAACGAATCGGGTGTAACGCGCGATAGACAGTACGGTGAGGCGCAATGGATTGGTAAAAAATTCACTGTGATTGATACAGGCGGATACGTGACTGGATCCAACGATATATTCGAAAAGGAAATAAGGAAACAGGTTAAAGAGGCTTTGAAAGAAGCTACCGTTATTCTTTTTATGGTTGATTGTCACACCGGTCTGACCGATATGGATAAAGATTTTGCCAATGTAGTAAGAGAAGTCGGTAAGCCTGTTTTTGTCGTAGCAAACAAAGCGGATAACACCGAAAAAAGCTATATGGCGGGTGAATTTTATAGCATGGGCTTCGATGAAGTGTTCAGTATGTCTTCAGCTAGTGGTTCTGGAACCGGAGAGGTTTTGGATGCAGTGGTAGCCCTTTTTCCTGAGGATGATCACAAAGATCCCTTTGAAGGAGTTCCAAGATTGGCAATTTTAGGTCGTCCAAATGCAGGAAAATCTTCCTTTTTAAATGCTTTGCTGGGAGATGAGCGAACTATTGTAACGGATATTGCAGGTACAACTCGTGATTCCATCAACACCCATTATAAATTATATGGGAAAGATTTTATTTTGACGGATACTGCAGGACTAAGGAAAAAGACTAAAACAAAGGATGATATAGAATTTTATTCAACTATCAGAGCTATTCAAGCTTTGCAAGATAGTGATGTCTGTATTGTCATGATTGATGCTACTCGTGGGTTTGAGTCCCAGGATATGCAAATTATTGGACTAGCTCATAAAAATAAAAAGGGCATCATGATTATGGTGAATAAGTGGGATTTGATTGAGAAGGATGGCAAGACTCATGATAAGTTCAAGAAGGAAATTCAGGAAAAACTAGGCCCATTAGATTACATCCCTATTATTTTTACTTCTGTAACTGAAAAGCAAAGGATATTCCAGGCGATAGAATTGGCCACTAAGATTTATTTTAGCAGAACCGAGAAAGTGACTACTTCTGCACTGAACGAGGCTATGTTAAAAGAAATTGAAAAATATCCGCCACCTGCATTAAAGGGTAAGCATATTAAGATTAAATACGCAACGCAGTTACCTACTTATACCCCTACTTTTGCTTTCTTCTGTAATCTACCGCAGTATATAAAACCGCCTTATGAGCGTTACTTAGAAAACAGATTAAGAGAGCATTTTGACTTTGAAGGGGTGCCTGTTAAGCTCGTATTTAGAAAAAAATAG
- a CDS encoding acyl-CoA thioesterase: MYQFEHKLRVRYAETDQMGYVYYGNYATYFEVARAESIRSLGLSYKEIEEEGVIMPVLENYSKYLRPARYDDELTIKLTIPKFPDTRIRYEYEVFKEDKIIHKGYTVLVFVDRNTGKPCQMPEILTKIIHPFFE, translated from the coding sequence ATGTATCAATTTGAACACAAATTACGGGTTCGCTATGCCGAAACCGATCAAATGGGTTATGTGTATTATGGAAACTATGCTACTTACTTTGAAGTAGCCAGAGCAGAGTCTATCCGAAGTTTAGGGTTGTCTTACAAAGAAATTGAAGAGGAAGGAGTAATTATGCCCGTATTGGAGAATTATTCAAAATATTTGAGACCGGCTCGATATGATGATGAATTGACTATTAAATTAACTATCCCTAAATTTCCTGATACCAGAATTCGATATGAGTATGAGGTATTTAAGGAAGATAAAATAATCCATAAGGGATATACTGTTTTGGTTTTTGTGGATAGAAATACAGGAAAACCCTGTCAAATGCCTGAAATATTAACTAAAATTATACATCCGTTTTTCGAATGA